Genomic segment of Candidatus Thermoplasmatota archaeon:
TTCTGTCAACTCTGAGATCGAAGTGCAACGCGCTGGTGCCGAGCTTCCGTATCGTTGGCATGTCAAGAGCGCGATAGGCGTCCGGGGCGACATTCTTGATGACCAGTCTCACGACCTTCTCGTCGATTGACGCGGAGCTGATCATGTCCCTCGCCTCCTTGAGGATCTCCGAGGACGTCAGGTTCGCGGCGTCCAAGACATCCATGTCCAGCATGTCCCTGACCTTGAGCTCGTGAAAAGTGACCCTATGAGCGTCCAGATCGACCTCGACAATCCCTTTCTTCTGACCCGCCTCGCTGAAGCTCAGCCGCTCGGTCGATCCAGAGTAGCATATCATCTTGCCCAGTTCCTTGAACTCGTGATAGTGGCCCAGGGCGACGTAGTCCCACCCAGAATCGATGTTGCTGAACGGCACCGTCTGCTCGTTGAACTCATCCATCTTGTAAGTATCAGAGTCGGCAATGCCAGCGTGGAGAGCTAAGACGCTCAGCTTCGTATCACGCGTTGGCTTCAAACCTGCGGTTGTCTCTGAGAGTGATGGGCTGACGGAATGGGGGATCGCATAGACGGTCGCGTCCCCTACAGTGATGGCCTTTCCGCCCGGTTCATGCACTGGATGGACATGTTTGAGGTGTTCGAATATCCTGAATATGTTGCCTGTCTCTCGTAGCCTGGGTGTCGAGTGATTCCCCGATATCAGTATCGTCTCGATTCCAGCATCGCTCAATCTGATGAGTTGGCGCAGTGCGAAGTCGATCGCCCGGTTCTGAGGTCTCACAGTGTCGAAGAGGTCCCCAGAATGAATGACGAAGTCTGGCCTGAGCTCTATGATCTT
This window contains:
- a CDS encoding exonuclease SbcCD subunit D, with the protein product MRVVHISDSHLGYSAYSKLDVAEGINQREADFYHAFQEAFDKIIELRPDFVIHSGDLFDTVRPQNRAIDFALRQLIRLSDAGIETILISGNHSTPRLRETGNIFRIFEHLKHVHPVHEPGGKAITVGDATVYAIPHSVSPSLSETTAGLKPTRDTKLSVLALHAGIADSDTYKMDEFNEQTVPFSNIDSGWDYVALGHYHEFKELGKMICYSGSTERLSFSEAGQKKGIVEVDLDAHRVTFHELKVRDMLDMDVLDAANLTSSEILKEARDMISSASIDEKVVRLVIKNVAPDAYRALDMPTIRKLGTSALHFDLRVDRIDVAGGKQAGDTQIGLLMDEFKKYVTSLDMSDDKKSRLMEMGLPYLTKGEE